Genomic window (Oryza sativa Japonica Group chromosome 3, ASM3414082v1):
TGCTTTGCTGATAAACTCTATCACTGCGTGCAGGTTACACGATGTTATCCACAGTGAGAAGCGCATAGGTCTTGTCTTTGAGTATCTGGATCTGGACCTGAAGAAGTTCATGGACTCTTGTCCAGAGTTTGCAAAAAACCCCACTTTAATTAAGGTGAGCGGCCCTAAATGCAAAAGTATCTTGTCATGACTCACTTTTATTCTTTTCTGCATATGGTTGAACTCAAAGCATTGGCTTGAGCATTATTGATCAATGGTTTGTTTATAACTTGGAAACAATGTGAAGGTGGTATAAGTAACCTTACTAAAGAATTACTCTTGGCTGCATAGACCAAAATGTTAGTCTTGTATCTTCTCATTTCATCTGAAAGAATTCAGCACCGATGTTATTCAAGATTTTGGTGCAAAGATGTATGTGGAACCCGCAGTACATCTTATGCTCTCCATATTTGGTGTATGGACTGTTGACTAGTTCTGTCGCGGTGTTACATATCATAGGAGGAAGGTGCCCGGTTTGTCATTCCACTAGAACGATACTTAGCATAAACCAGAATGCACAATTTGGGAAATAGGACCCATTTGTATGTTACTTCATGCACTCTTCATGTTTGGACTGCTGCTCTGTGACTGCCATGATTTTTTAGGAAAAATGTGCATGTGCTCTTTGGACATATATGTGGCTACGTGCATTTAAAAAACTTTAGAGATGCAATGGACTGACATTGTTTGGGTAAGGTTGGGCTTTTCGTATTCTCATTCGCCTATCAGTAACATGATAGGACCAGTTCATAAGCAAATTGTTTTATAATACTTCTGTGCTCTCCATGGCCAAAAGTGTCTGGCAGCGTGGCACCACCACTACCAGCTCAGTACTGCATGTTCCCCATATAGGAATCATTGCTGCCATGCTTGTTTTTGGGTAACTATTCAGAATTTACTGCACAAAGAACTGGCACTATCCTATTTCCTTCCACTATTTTTTTTGGGTCAGAACTATCAATTCTGACAGTCAAGTCTGGGACCTTGGGTCAAAGTGGTCTCAACTCATCCTGTATTTTCTTGTCCTCATTAGCATCGCATATACTTTGAATCTTTGTTCATAAGGTATTGGAAGTCATGATGAAATTTTCTTAAATATGAAATGTGGCAACATGCTTTTATCCTTTGAATAGTGTAGCTTAGTAGTATGAAGTTGATGCAACCTTACTTGATCGAAGTGTCTGCCTTATACAGTGAAACAAAGTAAAGATTGGCATGATTGGAAGTTTTTCATGCTTTTCTTCATTATTGTGTCTACATTCCTGTTCATGCGAAAAATATGTGTCTAAATTCCTGTTGCATTCATGCTTGACCAGAAAGTGTATTAGTTTATTGTGGTTGCATCTTGGAATGTGACTGTTTTCTTCTTTCGCCAGTCATATCTCTATCAGATACTCCGCGGCGTTGCTTACTGTCATTCTCATAGAGTTCTTCATCGAGATTTGAAACCTCAGAATTTATTGATAGATCGGCGTACTAATACACTGAAGCTTGCAGACTTTGGTTTAGCCAGGGCATTTGGAATTCCTGTCCGCACATTTACTCATGAGGTACTATAGATTTGTGTTCaacattttgttttcttcataaagtacatttttttttcgtcATAAAGTTCATTTTTCATTTACCTTTTCTATACACTAGCACATTAACTCACAATGGATGTCTATGGGAAGTATTTTTCAGGTTGTAACCTTGTGGTATAGAGCTCCAGAGATCCTTCTTGGATCAAGGCAGTATTCTACACCAGTTGATATGTGGTCAGTTGGTTGTATCTTTGCAGAAATGGTGAACCAGAAACCACTGTTCCCTGGTGATTCTGAGATTGATGAATTATTTAAGATATTCAGGTTCTATTATCGTACTGAGATTACCTTTTTTTGTTCTGTTATTTGTGTTTTTGCCAACTCTCTGATTTATGTGGTGTGTTCTGGTTACTTTTGAAGGGTACTAGGAACTCCAAATGAACAAAGTTGGCCAGGAGTTAGCTCATTACCTGACTACAAGTCTGCTTTCCCCAAGTGGCAGGCACAGGTATGACAAAACAGCATAAAGATTTTATTAGGCGGGTGAACTGCATCCATATACTGTGCCACTGATATTCCTTGACTGAAATCTTCATCCCAGGCTCTTGCAACTATTGTCCCTACTCTTGACCCTGCTGGTTTGGACCTTCTCTCTGTAAGTCGAACACCACTCACCTTTGTTCATTAGCATGTCATAATATACCCCCCCAAAAAAGAAGAGTATATCATCGTTGTCTCGTTTCACTGTCAGAAAATGCTTCGGTACGAGCCAAACAAAAGGATCACAGCTAGACAGGCTCTTGAGCATGAGTACTTCAAGGACCTTGAGATGGTACAATGACCCTGCTATGGCTTTACATTGAATTGGCTTATGTATGGGCTGGGCTGCTCATTTCATTCCTTGTGTGAACGCTGTGCCCTTCGTTTGGGCATTTTTGTCATTCAGCTGGATATATTTCAAATCTTGTGTGTTTGATATGTATATTCAGGAACGCTAAATAGATCACCGTCTTGGCCTCTATTTGTTGAGAGTAAATATCTTCCAATGACTGCCTttcaggccctgtttagatcctccaaaatggtaaaacttttaccattttagatctaaacactagtagtaAAAGTTAACAATTTGGTATTTGGCATTTGCTAGTCTatggtagcaaattttgccaaaaagtgCTCCGGAACCacaccacctctctctctctctctctagtgcTAAAATGGTAAAACTTTAAGATGTATCTAAATACCAACTAATACTTTTGTAATGTTAAATCTTTTACCATCAAAACTTTTTACCATTTGCCATTTCAAAtagatctaaacaggccctccTATTCAGAACCAAATAGCCCTTCGTTGCTGTTACACACACCTTTCTGGTGTTCCACTGGGGGACACGCATCATTGGTGGTCAGCAAGATCCTTTCTCGTCTTGATGCATGCGTTCGACATCATCAGACCAGAGAGTGCCACAACGACTGATCATGAACATGCACTGACAAAAGGATTCCACTaccaaacgaaaaaaaaaacaacgtaTTGATTATAGTAATGTATTGATCGGGTGGTTAATTCTAAGCT
Coding sequences:
- the LOC4331341 gene encoding cyclin-dependent kinase A-1-like produces the protein MAPRPSMAGSEFSYAFAIVADPICTLMREGDSVGTLAAAKERRSQRESRTQLGEAGKASWEKERRRSEQWRQQQQLCPPLPLFPTSPPINPLLPFLRLPYLLAPPPPPPSHWAANGLMEQYEEEKIGEGTYGVVYKARDKVTNETIALKKIRLEQEDEGVPSTAIREISLLKEMHHRNIVRLHDVIHSEKRIGLVFEYLDLDLKKFMDSCPEFAKNPTLIKSYLYQILRGVAYCHSHRVLHRDLKPQNLLIDRRTNTLKLADFGLARAFGIPVRTFTHEVVTLWYRAPEILLGSRQYSTPVDMWSVGCIFAEMVNQKPLFPGDSEIDELFKIFRVLGTPNEQSWPGVSSLPDYKSAFPKWQAQALATIVPTLDPAGLDLLSKMLRYEPNKRITARQALEHEYFKDLEMVQ